One window of the Pseudomonas sp. S04 genome contains the following:
- a CDS encoding IS3 family transposase, protein MSDCCRVFEVNRSSFYVWRQRQGRSNPEREKLIVVLIKQHKESRGSAGARTLSKELQAKGHRVGRYMARSLMKEAGIVSRQRRRHKYKSSGVEALVAPHELKRKFDVSAINQVWCGDVTYIQIGKRWLYFAAVLDLFARRLVGWSFSLISDATLTCEALRMAVELRGRPKEVLFHSDQGCQYTSHKFRNELVAHRINQSMSRKGQCWDNAPMERFFGSLKSEWMPEGGYSSEQEARADLQQYVMRYNNSRLHSYNDYRSPVAMEKMVA, encoded by the coding sequence ATTAGTGATTGTTGTCGTGTATTTGAAGTTAATCGAAGCAGTTTTTACGTCTGGCGTCAGCGTCAGGGCCGATCGAATCCTGAACGCGAGAAGCTCATCGTTGTTTTGATCAAGCAACACAAGGAGTCGAGGGGCTCTGCCGGTGCTCGGACTCTTTCCAAAGAACTGCAAGCAAAGGGGCATCGCGTGGGGCGCTACATGGCTCGCAGCCTAATGAAAGAGGCCGGTATCGTCAGTCGTCAGCGGCGGCGCCACAAATACAAATCTTCGGGCGTAGAGGCCTTGGTGGCGCCTCACGAGCTCAAGCGCAAGTTTGATGTCTCGGCGATCAATCAAGTCTGGTGCGGGGACGTCACCTACATTCAGATCGGTAAGCGTTGGCTGTATTTCGCGGCGGTTCTGGATTTATTTGCACGCCGCCTCGTGGGGTGGTCATTTTCACTGATATCCGATGCCACGTTGACGTGCGAAGCGTTACGCATGGCGGTTGAGCTGCGAGGACGACCCAAAGAGGTGTTGTTTCATTCCGACCAGGGATGCCAGTACACCAGTCACAAGTTCAGGAATGAGTTGGTGGCACACAGGATCAACCAGAGCATGAGTCGCAAGGGGCAATGTTGGGACAACGCCCCAATGGAGCGCTTCTTTGGCAGCCTGAAATCAGAATGGATGCCTGAAGGCGGATACAGCTCGGAGCAGGAAGCCCGAGCTGATTTGCAGCAATACGTGATGCGCTACAACAACTCCAGGCTCCACAGCTACAACGACTATCGCTCGCCGGTAGCCATGGAAAAAATGGTCGCGTAG
- a CDS encoding NUDIX hydrolase produces the protein MTTPRIRALALCVFHHQGKILVHRFVDPVTGQSLFRPVGGGIEFGETSAQAIEREVQEELDLAIDNLRLVGTLESLFTYNNIPGHEIVQVYDGQFRDQHLYQMPHLDGHESDGMAFQVTWQDSSAFTATSPLVPEGLYPLLKNAGLLA, from the coding sequence ATGACAACGCCCCGCATCCGCGCGCTCGCGCTTTGTGTGTTCCATCACCAGGGAAAAATCCTGGTCCATCGCTTCGTCGACCCCGTCACCGGACAGAGCCTGTTCCGGCCAGTCGGCGGTGGCATCGAGTTCGGTGAAACCAGTGCCCAGGCGATCGAGCGTGAAGTCCAGGAAGAGCTCGACCTGGCGATCGACAACCTGCGCCTGGTCGGCACGCTGGAAAGCCTGTTCACGTACAACAACATCCCGGGGCATGAAATCGTCCAGGTCTACGATGGACAATTTCGCGATCAGCACCTGTACCAGATGCCCCACCTCGATGGTCACGAAAGCGACGGCATGGCCTTTCAGGTCACCTGGCAAGACAGCTCGGCTTTCACCGCCACGTCGCCCCTGGTACCCGAAGGCCTCTATCCGCTGCTGAAGAACGCCGGCCTGCTTGCCTGA